A single genomic interval of Cucumis sativus cultivar 9930 chromosome 5, Cucumber_9930_V3, whole genome shotgun sequence harbors:
- the LOC101203639 gene encoding uncharacterized protein LOC101203639, whose product MGNWRERPRRNFRYQKPPWSAIRNYDHDPPLEHWRDGIPLWEKKFCAEIGCVPWGKIVDSKNFIYCHSNVVKWDDSACEEAFHNAKRRYWAEINGHQSDIHLPDPDKHIEQIDWSPDMDSKMIEELDWAYYTPNMKQRDDWLECKNKRTRNSNSVWTEGHIEGPGHEGNPWGHDNQLTDKTGQGCRRWNFSDSGNVNNDGNPWDSSINQGNKGMVDSIWKVEKNQVATSWKNKEFASNARGVVDNARKDKQHQGGTASWKTEGFASDARNNSSRRQWHLLGNSNFDHYNRPGNSSYIHNVRHLPDRTQPNIHRNNQDLKYQYGKRPKDTEFDYYGR is encoded by the exons ATGGGTAATTGGAGAGAACGACCCAGGAGAAATTTTCGATACCAGAAGCCTCCATGGTCGGCGATAAGAAATTACGATCACGATCCTCCACTTG AGCATTGGCGAGATGGTATTCCTCTATgggaaaagaaattttgtgcagAGATCGGTTGTGTGCCATGGGGTAAAATAGTTGATTCCAAGAACTTTATTTATTGTCATTCTAATGTAGTCAAGTGGGATGATTCCGCTTGTGAAGAGGCATTCCACAATGCCAAAAGACGTTACTGGGCAGAGATTAATGGGCATCAGAGTGACATCCATTTGCCTGATCCAGACAAACATATTGAACAAATCGATTGGAGTCCTGACATGGATTCTAAAATGATTGAGGAACTGGATTGGGCATATTACACTCCAAATATGAAACAACGTGATGATTGGTTggaatgtaaaaataaaagaacaaggAACTCAAATTCTGTTTGGACAGAAGGGCACATTGAAGGTCCAGGTCACGAGGGTAATCCCTGGGGACATGATAATCAGCTCACTGATAAAACAGGACAAGGATGCCGCCGGTGGAATTTTAGTGATTCAGGGAATGTGAATAATGATGGCAATCCTTGGGACAGTAGCATTAACCAGGGGAACAAAGGTATGGTCGACAGTATCTGGAAGGTTGAAAAGAATCAAGTTGCCACCTcatggaagaacaaagaatttgCTAGTAATGCAAGGGGTGTGGTGGACAATGCACGGAAAGATAAACAGCATCAAGGTGGCACTGCCTCCTGGAAGACCGAAGGATTTGCCAGTGATGCAAGAAATAACTCATCGAGAAGGCAGTGGCACCTGCTTGGTAACAGTAATTTTGATCATTATAATAGGCCTGGGAATAGCAGTTACATTCATAATGTCAGGCATTTACCTGATAGAACACAGCCAAATATTCACAGAAACAACCAAGATTTGAAATATCAGTATGGCAAGAGGCCAAAAGACACAGAATTTGATTACTATGGGAGGTAG
- the LOC101203390 gene encoding protein IQ-DOMAIN 14, with the protein MGKKKGWFYLVKKLFISESQPKPEKKQKRWKWVFGKMRNKRLATLTAPLPPKATTTTTSRLEEEEEEEERKQALSVAIASTAAAEAAVAAAKAAVEVVWLTGTTQSHQQEAAEEVFKPLKKAPPADLLKREREIHEFAAITIQTAFRGFLARKALRALKGIVRLQAIIRGRAVRRQAIATLKCLQSIVSIQSQVCSNRLHLPQNTFNSPETRQFQSLKDKIIKLDSNDQRWDDSLLSKEEADAVFLSRKEAVIRRERVKEYLFAHRRSAESERKKVRGRWRYWLDQWVDTQLSKSKELEDLDSIFTSNPKYKETTNERFKPNPTTKNMDRTTEHPPNQSPSQKPALKSPFHHKKQRSLGGGIDSNSSFSSSPLVPTYMAATESAKAKSRSLSSPKLRPAGGLDTCSDGNSPCKTKQLCLVSSMVSEVGISSGRRGFHQQQRSPGLKGLPGPTRSSRTLIKDLSIDSEHSLPNWDRQSAFQ; encoded by the exons ATGGGGAAGAAGAAGGGCTGGTTTTATTTAGTCAAGAAGCTATTTATTTCAGAGTCACAGCCTAAGCCTGAGaag AAGCAAAAGAGATGGAAATGGGTGTTTGGAAAGATGAGGAACAAGAGACTAGCCACACTAACAGCGCCATTGCCACCAAAAGCAACGACGACGACGACATCGAGActagaggaggaagaagaggaagaggagagGAAGCAGGCTCTTTCTGTGGCCATTGCAAGTACTGCAGCGGCCGAGGCGGCAGTTGCAGCAGCTAAGGCTGCGGTTGAGGTCGTTTGGCTCACAGGGACCACTCAATCTCATCAACAAGAGGCTGCAGAAGAAGTCTTTAAGCCTCTCAAAAAGGCTCCTCCAGCTGATCTCCTTAAACGTGAAAGGGAAATCCATGAGTTTGCTGCTATTACTATCCAAACTGCTTTCCGTGGCTTCCTT GCGAGAAAAGCATTAAGAGCACTGAAAGGAATAGTGAGGCTACAGGCAATTATTAGAGGGAGAGCTGTTAGGCGCCAAGCCATTGCTACTTTGAAGTGCTTGCAGTCCATTGTTAGCATACAATCACAAGTCTGTTCAAATAGACTTCATCTTCCTCAAAACACTTTCAATTCCCCTGAAACGAGGCAGTTTCAGAGCTTGAAGGATAAGATCATAAAG TTGGATTCAAACGATCAAAGGTGGGATGATAGCCTATtatcaaaagaagaagcagaTGCAGTGTTTTTGAGCAGGAAAGAGGCAGTAATCAGGAGAGAGCGAGTGAAGGAATACTTATTCGCCCACAGG AGATCTGCAGAatcagaaagaaagaaagtacgAGGAAGATGGAGATACTGGCTAGACCAATGGGTCGACACCCAACTCTCGAAAAGCAAAGAACTCGAAGATTTGGACTCCATTTTCACCTCAAATCCAAAATACAAAGAGACAACAAACGAAAGATTCAAACCAAacccaacaacaaaaaacatgGATAGAACAACAGAACACCCCCCCAACCAATCTCCATCTCAAAAACCAGCGCTGAAAAGCCCCTTTCATCACAAGAAGCAACGTTCATTAGGAGGTGGAATAGACTCAAACAGCTCATTTTCAAGCTCCCCACTGGTACCAACGTACATGGCTGCCACTGAATCAGCAAAGGCAAAATCAAGATCCTTAAGCTCCCCAAAGCTAAGGCCAGCAGGGGGATTGGACACTTGCTCTGATGGGAATTCTCCATGCAAGACAAAGCAGCTCTGTTTGGTTTCTTCAATGGTGAGTGAAGTTGGAATTAGCAGTGGGAGAAGAGGTTTTCATCAACAGCAAAGATCACCAGGACTTAAGGGGCTTCCAGGGCCAACAAGATCAAGCAGAACTCTTATCAAAGATTTGAGCATTGATTCTGAGCATTCCTTGCCAAACTGGGATAGACAAAGTGCCTTCCAAtga
- the LOC101209610 gene encoding uncharacterized protein LOC101209610, which translates to MARFLISTRPFPFSTLPLAPPRPFFRPSIFSPPVRFFANPSPSRTLRVVTTRAGASTSSYIFAFSIPLSLILITVLTALKIGDNLDKKFLEELALNQAIMEEDEDYEDGSEISFEEKPTVPRTRNRPKREAEV; encoded by the exons ATGGCCAGGTTCCTTATCTCCACCCGACCCTTTCCCTTTTCCACTCTCCCCCTTGCTCCCCCACGGCCATTCTTCAGACCCTCCATTTTTTCCCCGCCGGTCAGATTCTTCGCCAACCCATCGCCCTCCAGGACCTTACGAGTCGTGACGACTCGTGCCGGCGCCAGCACCAGCAGTTACATCTTCGCCTTCTCCATCCCTTTATCTCTTATTCTCATCACTGTCCTCACTGCCCTTAAAATCGGCGATAACCTTGACAAGAAGTTTCTTGAGGAG CTTGCTCTTAATCAAGCCATCATGGAGGAAGATGAGGATTACGAAGATGGTTCAGAaatatcttttgaagaaaaaccAACTGTTCCACGAACTCGAAATCGACCTAAAAGAGAAGCTGAGGTATAA
- the LOC101209362 gene encoding pentatricopeptide repeat-containing protein At4g20740: MPPQKPHKQYFYYGHRHRNPHQHRPTVYGGFFTNRRSLPPPSPHQPTSPKPQPFLLHNWDPDLPSQKRSNLPSSTSDAFFSTSLRLSPIARFIVDVFRKNQNQWGPPVISELNKLRRVTPDLVAEVLKASHRRDSNSILASKFFYWAGKQKGFHHTFASYNAFAYCLNRHNRFRAADQIPELMDSQGKPPSEKQFEILIRMHCDANRGLRVYYVYEKMKKFGVVPRVFLYNRILDALVKTDHLDLALTVYRDFQENGLVEESVTFMILIKGLCKAGRVDEMLELLARMRANLCKPDVFAYTAMVKVLASKDNLEGCLRVWDEMRADRVEPDVMAYGTLIIGLCKVGRAQKGYELFQEMKGKRILIDRAIYGTLIEAFVQDEKVGLACDLFKDLVDSGYRADLGIYHSLIKGLCNVNQVDKAYKLFQLTIREDLKPDFETVKPIMMMYVETGRMDDFWKLVSLLQKLEFSVDDVLSKFLSFMVEEEDKISVALDVFHGMIDKGYGSVALYNVMVGALHRYGQANKALEIYNDMKNSNIEPNSTTYSIALLCFVEIGKIQEACASHNKIVELGSVPSIAAYCSLSEGLFKICEINAVMMLVRDCLANIESGPQEFKYALTIVHACKSGKAEMVIDVLKEMVLQDCVPSSVAYSAIISGMSKYGTLDEAKKVFLHLRERKQLTEANCIVCEELLIEHMKKKTADLVRCGLKFFNLESRLKAKGCNLLST, from the coding sequence ATGCCCCCTCAAAAACCCCATAAGCAGTATTTCTACTACGGCCACCGCCACCGCAACCCCCACCAGCACCGCCCCACCGTCTACGGCGGCTTCTTCACTAACCGCCGTTCCCTCCCTCCACCCAGTCCTCACCAACCCACTTCCCCAAAACCCCAACCCTTCCTTCTTCACAACTGGGATCCTGATCTCCCATCTCAAAAACGCTCCAACCTCCCGTCGTCCACCTCCGATGCCTTCTTCTCCACCTCACTCCGTCTTTCCCCAATTGCTCGATTCATTGTCGACGTCTTTCGGAAGAATCAAAACCAGTGGGGCCCCCCGGTGATCTCTGAACTCAACAAGCTCCGCCGTGTTACTCCGGACCTTGTGGCGGAGGTTCTCAAGGCTTCTCACCGTCGTGATTCTAACTCTATTTTAGCCTCCAAGTTCTTCTACTGGGCTGGGAAACAAAAGGGGTTTCATCACACTTTTGCTTCTTACAATGCTTTTGCTTATTGTTTGAATCGCCACAATCGTTTCAGAGCTGCTGATCAGATCCCCGAGCTCATGGATTCGCAAGGTAAGCCTCCTAGTGAAAAACAGTTTGAGATTCTGATTAGGATGCATTGTGATGCCAATAGAGGTCTTAGAGTTTactatgtttatgaaaagatgaagaagtttGGGGTTGTTCCCCGTGTCTTCTTGTATAATAGGATTCTCGATGCCTTAGTCAAAACAGATCATTTGGATTTAGCTTTAACTGTTTATAGGGATTTCCAGGAAAATGGGCTAGTGGAAGAGAGTGTCACGtttatgattttgattaaAGGGTTGTGTAAAGCAGGGAGGGTTGATGAAATGCTTGAGCTTTTGGCTCGAATGAGGGCGAATTTGTGTAAGCCTGATGTGTTTGCTTATACAGCAATGGTGAAGGTGTTGGCTTCTAAGGACAATTTGGAGGGTTGTTTGAGAGTTTGGGATGAAATGAGAGCAGATAGAGTAGAGCCTGATGTTATGGCATATGGGACTTTGATTATTGGATTGTGCAAAGTCGGGCGGGCGCAAAAAGGGTATGAATTGTTTCAAGAGATGAAAGGGAAGAGGATTTTGATAGACAGAGCAATTTATGGGACTTTGATAGAGGCGTTTGTGCAGGATGAGAAAGTTGGATTGGCTTGTGATTTGTTTAAGGATTTGGTAGATTCAGGGTATAGAGCTGATTTGGGGATATATCATTCCCTCATTAAAGGTCTTTGTAATGTAAATCAAGTCGACAAGGCTTATAAACTCTTTCAGTTAACCATACGAGAGGATCTTAAGCCAGATTTCGAAACTGTGAAACCTATTATGATGATGTATGTGGAGACGGGTAGAATGGACGACTTTTGGAAGTTAGTAAGCTTGTTGCAGAAGTTGGAATTTTCTGTGGATGATgttctttccaaatttttgtcttttatggTAGAAGAGGAGGACAAAATAAGCGTAGCTTTAGATGTATTTCACGGCATGATTGATAAGGGATATGGCAGTGTTGCCTTATACAATGTCATGGTGGGGGCTCTTCATCGCTATGGACAGGCAAATAAGGCATTAGAAATCTACAATGACATGAAGAACTCAAATATCGAACCCAATTCAACAACTTACTCCATTGCCTTATTATGTTTCGTAGAAATTGGTAAAATCCAAGAGGCTTGTGCATCccataacaaaatagttgAGCTGGGTTCAGTTCCTTCCATTGCAGCCTACTGTTCTCTTTCCGAAGGTCTCTTCAAAATCTGTGAGATCAATGCAGTTATGATGCTTGTTCGAGATTGCCTGGCGAACATCGAGAGTGGACCTCAGGAATTTAAATATGCTCTAACGATTGTCCATGCATGTAAGTCGGGTAAAGCGGAAATGGTGATCGATGTTCTCAAGGAAATGGTGCTACAAGATTGCGTTCCGAGCTCAGTTGCATACTCAGCTATCATATCAGGAATGTCGAAGTATGGGACACTTGATGAGGCAAAGAAAGTGTTTTTGCATCTGAGGGAGAGGAAACAGCTGACTGAAGCTAACTGCATCGTTTGTGAGGAATTGTTAATTGAacacatgaaaaagaaaacagcaGATTTAGTAAGATGTGGATTGAAGTTTTTCAATCTTGAATCCAGGTTGAAAGCAAAAGGTTGCAACTTGCTCTCAACTTAA